From Symphalangus syndactylus isolate Jambi chromosome 5, NHGRI_mSymSyn1-v2.1_pri, whole genome shotgun sequence:
GTGAatctggggtggggcagggcagcaGGATGATGCGGGAAGGTGTGGCAGAAGCTGTGGGGGCAGGTCCAGCCCCTGTCCTGGTTCTGTGAATTCACATGCTGccttctgagcctctgtttcttcgCCAGTTAAATGGAGACagtaagaatctttttttttttcctctagacggagtcttgctctgtcgcccaggctagagtgcagtggcgtgatcttggctcactgcaacctccgcctcctgagttcaagcaattctcctgcctcagcctcccaagtagctaggattacaggcacgcgccattatgcctggctaatatttgtgtttttagtagagatggagtttcaccatgttggtcaggctggtcttgaactcctgacctcgtgatccgcccgccctggccttccaaagtgctgagattacaggcgtgagccacagcactcagcctttttgtttgttttgtttcgagatggagtctcgctcagttgcccaggctggagtgcagtggcgtgcggctcactgcaacctccgcctcctgggttcaagcgattctcctgcctctgcctccatgcctccaccctccaccatgcctggctagtttttatatttttagtagagatggggtttcaccatattggccatgatggtctggatctcttgaccttgtgatctgcccacctcagcctcccaaagtgctgggattacaggcgtgagccatggtgcccagctaaCAGTAAGAATCTTTAAATATATGTGGTTATATAAAGAATCTTTGAGATTCAGTGTAGCCTTTTcagtttgcagatgagaaaacttaaaAGGTAAGGTCTGTGCTCTCGGGTTACTAGTTATTGGAGCAAATGGGAATTTCTGCCTAAAGTGATGAGTGCTGCCGCGTGATGCCCACCCCATGTGCTAGACCGCATGATTCAGAACGCAGGGCGGTGGACGTTTGGCAGTGGTGGAGGTCAGGGTGGGTTGATGTTGACAGGGAGAAGGGTGTGAGAATGACTCAGGGGAGCCCTGGGGAAAGCGGGGGCTGATGAGGTGGCAGCGCTGGGCTAGCACAACACACGCTTCTGACCTTCCGCGGTAACAGCCACCTCTCTCCTCAGGGGTATGAAGGGTCCCTGATCAAGCTCACCGCAAGACAGGTAATTTCTCTCCTAGGGTTTTCTTCCTCCCAGCCCAGACTGACTGCTGAGCTTCAAACAAGGGCCTGTTAACCTTTCCCTAATCTAGAGGCATCTGGCGGTAGAGACTTGCTCCCTGTTGTCCTGTTTCTGACAGAGCAACCTTTGTAGGTCCCACTGTCCCTTTACTGGCCATCTGAGCCCAGCCAGCTCCTGGTCCTCCCTGTCTGTTTCTTAGGAATCTGGGAGCCCCGCTGGCTGAGGACAGTAAAGCAGTTAGCTGagctctagctttttttttttttttttcgagacgaagttttgctcttgttgcccaggctggagtgcaatggcacgattgaGCTCTAGCTTTTAATACAAGGAGGCCAGGGCCCGCTAGCCTTCGGGGGCTATTTGGGGTCTAGACTGATCCTTGGGAAAATGAAGTTGGAGCAGTTTTCAACCTATTGCTCCTTGATAGAACCGGAGTCTTCCCATGCCCTTGATACATTGGTGTCCCCTTTCTTGCTGGGGAAAACACTGGGACTTGCTTTTAGTTATCTGCATGCATTAAAAACAATACTTTTACTAAAAGGGTGATGTTTAATTCAGTGGAATTAAGCTCTGTTGGCATCATTTCCCACAGGGTATTCCTGGAGAGGGAGACGTGACTTTTGGTGCATGTTAAACTGCTGTTCCAGTGAACAGGGAGGATGTGGGCTGGAGTTTTGGGGGGCTTTTTTTCCTATTGTATTCTCATCAGCAGGGCAAATACTGTTTCCACATAgatgatactctttttttgttgttattttggaGGGAGAGGTGGAATGCTGGGAGAGATATAAGGgtgttctctctttttcctaCTAGCCTGTTGGTTTTGTGATCTTTGACAGCCGGGCAGGAGCAGAAGCGGCCAAGAATGCGCTGAACGTGAGTAGGTGGAGAACAGGTCTTCTCTGACCCACAGCCCTCTTAGGCAGTGGGTGTGCAGATGTATCTTATTTCCCAGCCATCCCTGGGCAGAGTCCTTGGAGACACTGTCTGTGCCAAAGGCCGTTACTCAAGGCCTGAGTTGcctttcctctgcctcagccaccatgtGGGCAAGTCTTCCAGGCGAGCTTGTTTATGGAGCTCTTCTCTACTCTCTGCCATTAACACTCTGGGTCCCTCAGAGTaagcctttctcttcttttctctaccCATGTAGGGTATTCGCTTTGATCCCGAAAATCCACAGACTCTGAGGCTAGAGTTTGCCAAAGCCAACACCAAGATGGCCAAGAGCAAGCTAATGGCAACTCCAAATCCCAGCAACGTGCACCCCGCCCTAGGAGCACACTTCATCGCACGGGACCCATGTGAGTGGCACTCTGAGCTGGCAGGCCCTCATTTAGTTGCATTCGGGGCAGACTTGCAGGCTCTTGCAGAGGGAAGCCCCTTTTCCAGGAGGCTTTTTGTGTCCACGGCCACCCATTTTTGAAACACCTGgttttcctccctcccctgcagCCTTCCTAGAATTTCTGAGTTGCCAGGGCTTCCAGCTTCCCTGAAACcttctttaatttctcatttGAGACGGGCTGAGGCCTGCCTGAAAGCAGGCAGGATGCACACCATGACAGGCCAATTTAACGTGGCTTCCTTGCCTGGTCTTGGGGTCCTCTGTGGTTGGGAGTGGTCTGGCCTCAGTGTGGGGCATATGGCTCAACCATAGTGCTGGGTCCCCTTCTCTGTTTGGAAGGGGAGGCAAGTGCTCTGATGATGGAGGCCATTGTCTCCTGTTGTAGATGACCTGATGGGGGCTGCTCTGATCCCTGCATCCCCAGAGGCCTGGGCTCCCTACCCTTTGTACACCACAGAGCTGACCCCAGCCATCTCCCATGCTGCGTTCACCTACCcagctgccactgctgctgccgctgccctCCACGCTCAGGTAAGCCCTTTAAGGTTGGGGAGGGCGAAGAACAAGGGCTCTTGGCTGGCCAGACTTTGCATGTGCCTGGCCACTTGGCCGCTGCTGTCCCAGAGCTGCAGCAGAACTCTTGTCTTCCTTGATGGTTTGAAAGCCCAGACCCCAGGGACCTATTTGTCCCTGCCCTTGGGTTTAGGATCTGACAGAGAGGGAGAAGACAACCCACGAGTTCCCGGGGAGGATGCCAGGCAGCCCAGCTGCGGTTCCCCGGCCCCGAGCACCCCTGCCCAGGCACCGACTATGTTCCCCCATGGCGATGGGACTATGATTCTCTATGATTCCAGTCCTAACCTGGGTATGGTCTCTGGAGCCAGACCATCTGCCTCTGCCCCTTCCTGTCCCTTTCATCAAGCTCTTACAGATTGCtgtgccttgattttttttttagtcatctgaaaaatgggaatgaTCAGATAATCTGCCTTAGGGTTGTTGTGAAAGTTAGATATCAAGACGAAGTGACTACTGAGTGCTAGGATGTAACCTAGAGCACCCTGAGAGGTCACTGAGTGTTGGCTCTCGCTTCCATGAAGGCTGGATGCTGTCCACTGTGAACCTGTACCGGGCAGGAAACAGGGAGTGAATGCTTCTGGGGAGAGTCGGGGCTGTTAGAGCAGGGCCAGGAAGGCTCTGTGTGGGGTGCTGGGCTGGGGGTGCCCAATGGGCAGGCAGGGGGTCAGGCTTTCCCCTGGCTATGCAGGCACTTCCTCTGGTCTGACTCAGCCACAAGTGCAAGTCACTGGAGCACTATGCAGGGGAGGTCTCGTCCCactctgtgtgtgttggggagcaGTGGGGTGC
This genomic window contains:
- the RBPMS2 gene encoding RNA-binding protein with multiple splicing 2 isoform X3; translated protein: MSNLKPDGEHGGSTGTGSGAGSGGGSGGALEEEVRTLFVSGLPVDIKPRELYLLFRPFKPVGFVIFDSRAGAEAAKNALNGIRFDPENPQTLRLEFAKANTKMAKSKLMATPNPSNVHPALGAHFIARDPYDLMGAALIPASPEAWAPYPLYTTELTPAISHAAFTYPAATAAAAALHAQVRWYPSSDTTQQGWKYRQFC
- the RBPMS2 gene encoding RNA-binding protein with multiple splicing 2 isoform X1 → MSNLKPDGEHGGSTGTGSGAGSGGGSGGALEEEVRTLFVSGLPVDIKPRELYLLFRPFKGYEGSLIKLTARQPVGFVIFDSRAGAEAAKNALNGIRFDPENPQTLRLEFAKANTKMAKSKLMATPNPSNVHPALGAHFIARDPYDLMGAALIPASPEAWAPYPLYTTELTPAISHAAFTYPAATAAAAALHAQVRWYPSSDTTQQGWKYRQFC
- the RBPMS2 gene encoding RNA-binding protein with multiple splicing 2 isoform X2 — encoded protein: MDPVLPRLCRIQAAALPPIPEVRTLFVSGLPVDIKPRELYLLFRPFKGYEGSLIKLTARQPVGFVIFDSRAGAEAAKNALNGIRFDPENPQTLRLEFAKANTKMAKSKLMATPNPSNVHPALGAHFIARDPYDLMGAALIPASPEAWAPYPLYTTELTPAISHAAFTYPAATAAAAALHAQVRWYPSSDTTQQGWKYRQFC